A stretch of Aphelocoma coerulescens isolate FSJ_1873_10779 chromosome 1A, UR_Acoe_1.0, whole genome shotgun sequence DNA encodes these proteins:
- the DERA gene encoding deoxyribose-phosphate aldolase isoform X2, with translation MAGRNPGTELELGWISKVYVNRPAVVRHAEQIKKWKTVKGNWQVAWLLKAVTCIDLTTLSGDDTPSNVQRLCFKAKHPIREDLLKALDMHDKGITVGAVCVYPARVSDAVNTLKAVGCNIPVASVAAGFPSGQTPLEAKLTEIRLAVEYGAREIDIVISRSLVLTGQWEGLYEEIRLCRAACGEAHMKTILATGELGSLANVYKASMIAMMAVKSVRTTTSDWEEAHSYLKFF, from the exons ATGGCGGGGCGGAACCCGGGCACCGAGCTGG AACTTGGCTGGATCTCAAAAGTGTATGTGAATCGACCTGCAGTGGTGAGGCATGcagaacaaattaaaaaatggaaaactgtGAAAGGTAATTGGCAA GTGGCTTGGCTGCTGAAAGCTGTCACCTGCATAGACCTCACCACTCTCTCAGGAGATGATACTCCTTCAAATGTTCAAAGGCTGTGCTTTAAAGCAAAGCACCCTATCAGAGAGGATCTGCTCAAAGCCTTGGACATGCATGATAAAG GTATCACTGTTGGAGCAGTTTGTGTGTATCCTGCAAGAGTCTCTGATGCTGTGAACACCCTAAAGGCTGTTGGCTGTAACATACCAGTAGCTTCAG TGGCTGCTGGGTTTCCATCTGGACAAACTCCTCTAGAGGCCAAACTGACTGAAATAAGGCTGGCAGTGGAATATGGGGCCCGAGAGATTGACATTGTCATTAGCAGGAGTCTGGTGCTGACTGGCCAGTGGGAAG GTCTCTACGAGGAGATCCGTCTGTGCCGTGCGGCCTGTGGAGAAGCTCACATGAAAACCATCTTGGCTACTGGTGAACTGGGGTCCCTTGCTAATGTCTACAAAGCCAGTATGATAGCTATGATGGCAG TGAAGTCCGTAAGGACGACAACATCAGACTGGGAGGAGGCACACAGTTATCTTAAATTCTTTTAA
- the STRAP gene encoding serine-threonine kinase receptor-associated protein, producing MAMRQTPLTCSGHTRPVVDLAFSGVTPYGYFLISACKDGKPMLRQGDTGDWIGTFLGHKGAVWGATLNTDATKAATAAADFTAKVWDAVSGDELITLAHKHIVKSVDFTQDSNYLLTGGQDKLLRIYDLSKPEAEPDVVSGHTSGIKKALWSSDDKQILSADDKTVRLWDRSTMTEVKSLNVAMSVSSMEYVPEGQILVITYGKTIAFHSAETLEQIKSFEAPATINSASLHPAKECLVAGGEDFKLYKYDYNSGEELESYKGHFGPIHCVRFSPDGELYASGSEDGTLRLWQTTVGKTYGLWKCVVPEEENAEAAKARTTLPGTAEEEIVAEEIASENSDTVYSSTPEVKA from the exons ATGGCCATGAGGCAGACCCCGCTCACTTGCTCCGGCCACACGCGGCCCGTGGTGGACCTGGCCTTCAGCGGCGTCACCCCCTACGGATATTTCCTCATCAGCGCCTGCAAGG ATGGCAAGCCTATGCTGCGCCAGGGAGACACGGGAGACTGGATTGGCACATTTCTGGGTCATAAAGGTGCTGTTTGGGGTGCCACCCTTAACACGGATGCCACTAAAGCagctacagcagcagcagattttaCAGC CAAAGTGTGGGATGCTGTGTCAGGCGATGAACTGATCACATTGGCTCACAAACACATTGTCAAAAGTGTGGATTTTACACAG GATAGCAATTATCTGTTAACAGGTGGACAAGATAAGCTCTTGCGTATCTATGACTTGAGCAAGCCAGAAGCAG AACCTGACGTTGTCAGTGGACATACTTCTGGCATTAAAAAGGCCTTATGGAGCAGTGATGACAAACAGATTCTTTCAGCTGATGACAAAACTGTCCG cCTCTGGGACCGGAGTACCATGACTGAAGTGAAGTCACTAAACGTGGCAATGTCAGTGAGCAGCATGGAGTATGTTCCAGAAGGACAGATACTGGTGATAACCTATGGGAAGACTATTGCTTTTCATAGTGCAGAAAC tctAGAGCAGATTAAATCATTTGAAGCACCTGCTACAATCAATTCTGCATCACTTCACCCTGCGAAAGAATGTTTGGTTGCAGGTGGTGAAGATTTTAAACTCTATAAATATGACTATAATTCAGGAGAAGAATTAG AATCTTACAAAGGGCACTTTGGTCCCATTCACTGCGTGAGATTTAGCCCTGATGGAGAGTTATATGCAAGTGGCTCTGAGGATGGTACACTAAGGCTGTGGCAGACAACAGTAGGGAAAACCTATGGCCTTTGGAAGTGTGTAGTTCCTG AAGAGGAGAatgcagaagcagcaaaagcaaGGACTACCCTTCCAGGAACTGCAGAGGAGGAAATAG TTGCAGAAGAGATTGCCTCTGAAAACTCAGATACAGTGTACAGCTCAACTCCTGAAGTGAAAGCCTGA